The Mucilaginibacter terrenus genome has a segment encoding these proteins:
- a CDS encoding DUF2147 domain-containing protein: MMANKLLCSFLAFVFYSGTVYHTNNVAAADQICGKWQSQDKNLVVQIFKEDEAFKAKIIWFDNGEGEQAMHTFTDKYNPNPALRTRKVLGMNVLENLEYSADTDSWENGIIYDASSGKHYNSCAKINKDGSLNVKGYWHFKFIGKSIRFNRM; encoded by the coding sequence ATGATGGCAAATAAACTTTTATGCAGCTTTTTAGCATTTGTGTTTTACAGTGGTACTGTTTACCATACAAACAATGTAGCCGCCGCAGACCAAATATGCGGCAAGTGGCAAAGCCAGGACAAAAACCTTGTTGTACAGATATTTAAAGAAGACGAAGCCTTTAAGGCCAAGATAATATGGTTTGACAATGGTGAAGGCGAGCAAGCCATGCATACCTTTACAGACAAATACAACCCAAACCCTGCCCTACGTACCCGTAAAGTATTGGGGATGAACGTACTGGAGAACCTGGAGTACAGCGCTGATACTGACTCTTGGGAGAACGGAATTATTTATGATGCCTCCAGCGGGAAGCATTATAACTCTTGCGCAAAAATTAATAAGGACGGGTCACTTAACGTAAAAGGGTACTGGCACTTTAAGTTTATTGGCAAAAGCATCCGGTTTAACAGGATGTAA
- a CDS encoding glycoside hydrolase family 3 N-terminal domain-containing protein, protein MKRSAWLGLPLLALSFSASAQQKSNIYHKGWVDFNKNGRMDIFEDPSQNIEKRVTDLLSQMTVDEKTCQMATLYGYKRVLKDEMPVDRWKTEIWKDGIANIDEELNNLTSHTDDAPTQYSYPFSKHASAINTVQKWFVEETRMGIPVDFTNEGIHGLNHDRATPLPAPIGIGSTWDKRLVRQAGRTVGREARALGYTNVYAPILDPARDQRWGRVVECYGENPFLIAEMGKQMTLGIQEEGAASTLKHFAVYSVPKGGRDGAARTDPHVAPREMHQLYLYPFRRVIQEAHPMGVMSSYNDWDGVPITGSYYFLTELLRQQFGFQGYVVSDSEAVEYLFSKHKVAGDYKEAVRQAVEAGLNVRTNFTMPQTFILPLRELIKENKMSMKVIDSRVADVLRVKFRLGLFDNPYVKDPKAADKLVHTAADAEMSLKMNRESMVLLKNEGNLLPLDKSKLKNILVTGPLAAESNYTISRYGPSHNPIVSVLDGIRNYVGKDTKVNYVKGCNIVDATWPESEIIETPLTAAEQAGIDSAVAQAKQSDVVIAVVGEDVDRVGESLSRTSLNLPGRQLKLIQALQATGKPVVMVMINGQPLTVNWENKYVPAILEAWFPSVQSGRVVAETLFGDNNPGGKLSITFPKSTGQIEFNFPTKPNAQAGQGGANAWGKTSVNGALYPFGYGLSYTKFEYSNLTVSPEKGATQGDVTVTVDVTNTGQRKGDDVVQLYLKDNISSVTTYEYDLRGFERVTLNPGEKRTVTFTLHPDDLALLDKNMNWTVEPGTFTAMIGASSADIKLKKEFIVE, encoded by the coding sequence ATGAAAAGATCTGCCTGGCTGGGCCTGCCGCTACTTGCGCTTTCGTTTTCCGCATCTGCACAGCAAAAATCAAACATATACCACAAAGGCTGGGTAGACTTTAACAAAAATGGACGCATGGACATTTTTGAAGACCCGTCACAGAATATAGAAAAGCGCGTTACTGACCTGCTTAGCCAAATGACAGTTGACGAAAAGACTTGCCAAATGGCCACCCTGTATGGTTACAAAAGGGTGTTGAAAGATGAAATGCCAGTAGATCGCTGGAAAACAGAGATTTGGAAAGATGGTATAGCTAACATTGATGAGGAGCTTAATAATTTAACGTCGCATACGGATGATGCACCAACGCAATATTCTTATCCGTTCAGCAAACATGCTTCTGCTATAAATACCGTACAAAAGTGGTTTGTTGAGGAAACGCGCATGGGCATTCCTGTCGACTTTACCAATGAAGGGATACATGGCCTTAACCACGATAGGGCAACCCCGCTGCCTGCACCCATTGGTATAGGGTCCACATGGGATAAACGGCTTGTACGTCAGGCCGGTAGAACAGTTGGGCGAGAGGCAAGGGCACTGGGTTATACGAACGTTTATGCGCCAATACTTGATCCTGCACGTGATCAGCGGTGGGGGCGCGTAGTAGAATGTTACGGCGAAAACCCTTTCCTGATTGCTGAAATGGGTAAACAGATGACGCTGGGCATACAGGAGGAAGGCGCCGCATCAACTTTAAAGCACTTTGCGGTTTACAGCGTACCAAAAGGTGGGAGGGACGGCGCCGCACGTACCGATCCGCATGTGGCACCACGTGAAATGCACCAGCTGTACCTTTATCCTTTCCGCAGGGTAATACAGGAGGCACATCCAATGGGGGTAATGAGCAGCTATAACGACTGGGATGGTGTTCCAATCACCGGCAGCTACTACTTTCTTACCGAGTTGCTGAGGCAGCAGTTCGGCTTTCAGGGTTATGTAGTGTCTGACAGTGAGGCTGTTGAATACCTGTTCTCTAAACATAAAGTTGCAGGCGATTACAAGGAAGCCGTAAGGCAAGCTGTAGAAGCAGGGCTAAACGTGCGCACTAACTTCACAATGCCGCAAACCTTTATACTGCCCTTGCGGGAGCTGATAAAAGAGAATAAAATGTCCATGAAGGTTATAGACAGCCGCGTTGCGGATGTACTTAGGGTGAAGTTCAGGCTTGGCTTATTCGACAATCCCTACGTAAAGGATCCTAAAGCGGCAGACAAGCTGGTGCACACTGCCGCGGACGCGGAGATGAGCCTAAAGATGAATCGCGAAAGCATGGTATTGCTGAAAAATGAAGGTAACCTTTTACCACTTGACAAAAGCAAGCTGAAGAATATACTGGTTACAGGCCCGCTCGCTGCGGAAAGTAACTATACCATAAGCCGTTACGGTCCATCACACAATCCAATAGTTTCAGTTTTAGATGGCATCCGCAACTATGTTGGTAAGGACACGAAGGTGAACTACGTTAAAGGCTGCAATATAGTTGACGCTACCTGGCCTGAAAGCGAGATAATAGAAACGCCACTTACCGCCGCTGAACAGGCGGGGATCGATTCTGCCGTGGCACAAGCAAAGCAATCAGATGTGGTTATAGCCGTTGTGGGTGAAGATGTAGACAGGGTAGGCGAGAGCCTTTCCCGCACGAGCCTTAACTTACCGGGCCGCCAGCTTAAATTGATCCAGGCATTGCAGGCTACAGGTAAACCTGTGGTAATGGTGATGATAAATGGGCAGCCGTTGACCGTAAACTGGGAAAACAAGTATGTGCCGGCCATATTGGAGGCATGGTTCCCAAGCGTACAGAGCGGGCGTGTAGTAGCAGAAACCCTGTTTGGTGATAACAACCCCGGCGGTAAACTCAGCATAACATTCCCAAAAAGCACCGGGCAGATTGAGTTTAACTTTCCAACAAAACCCAATGCCCAAGCTGGGCAGGGTGGCGCTAACGCGTGGGGTAAAACAAGTGTAAATGGTGCGTTATATCCTTTTGGCTATGGTTTAAGTTACACAAAGTTCGAATACAGCAACCTGACGGTATCGCCGGAAAAAGGTGCTACACAAGGCGATGTTACGGTAACGGTAGATGTAACCAATACCGGGCAGCGCAAAGGCGATGATGTGGTGCAGCTTTACCTTAAAGATAACATTAGCAGCGTTACCACTTACGAGTACGACTTGCGTGGCTTTGAACGCGTTACGCTAAACCCGGGTGAAAAAAGAACCGTTACGTTTACTCTGCACCCGGACGATCTCGCTTTGCTGGATAAGAACATGAACTGGACGGTTGAACCCGGAACTTTTACAGCGATGATTGGTGCTTCATCTGCGGATATAAAGCTGAAAAAAGAATTTATAGTAGAGTAA
- a CDS encoding DUF2147 domain-containing protein produces the protein MSAEKNLAVEVYRVQGTYKAKIIYFTGGVTRDKPMETITDKKNPNPALRERKVLGLNVLEGLTYNGNNSWENGTIYEVQSGKYWNAAAHLDTNGLLKVKGYWHVKLIGKTMVFRRM, from the coding sequence ATGTCTGCAGAAAAGAACCTGGCAGTGGAAGTGTACCGCGTACAGGGCACTTACAAAGCCAAGATCATCTACTTCACGGGAGGCGTTACCAGGGACAAACCGATGGAAACCATCACCGATAAAAAAAATCCCAACCCTGCACTTCGTGAGCGCAAAGTATTAGGATTGAACGTGTTGGAAGGACTTACTTACAACGGTAATAACTCGTGGGAGAACGGCACCATCTACGAGGTGCAAAGCGGTAAGTACTGGAACGCAGCAGCACATTTAGATACAAACGGCTTACTTAAGGTAAAGGGTTACTGGCATGTAAAGCTTATAGGTAAAACAATGGTATTTAGACGGATGTAA
- a CDS encoding DUF695 domain-containing protein translates to MAEQLTLDDTWAGASGTNDEGVAVIIRYRPSLRNFVDTGRYNIRMDMVWTYDEEESAYLPSPGEMQVMEDVENALIDALETDRQAVLAFIFTGAGERVWSWYSTGIKETGERLNLALANFEVLPLQITQTEDPEWDEYFSFVEEFEDAED, encoded by the coding sequence ATGGCAGAGCAACTTACACTGGATGATACTTGGGCAGGCGCATCCGGAACGAACGACGAAGGTGTAGCTGTTATCATCCGCTATCGCCCGTCCCTGCGAAACTTTGTTGACACCGGCCGCTACAACATCCGCATGGATATGGTTTGGACCTATGACGAGGAAGAGAGCGCTTATCTGCCCTCTCCAGGCGAAATGCAGGTGATGGAAGATGTAGAGAACGCGTTGATCGATGCATTGGAGACGGACAGGCAAGCCGTCCTTGCTTTCATCTTTACCGGTGCCGGAGAAAGGGTGTGGTCATGGTATAGTACAGGTATAAAAGAAACGGGGGAAAGGCTTAACCTGGCACTTGCAAACTTTGAAGTACTACCACTACAAATTACACAAACGGAGGACCCGGAGTGGGACGAATACTTTTCTTTTGTTGAGGAATTTGAAGATGCAGAAGATTAA